In Macadamia integrifolia cultivar HAES 741 chromosome 5, SCU_Mint_v3, whole genome shotgun sequence, a single window of DNA contains:
- the LOC122078563 gene encoding uncharacterized protein LOC122078563: protein MASTPLPLLIASVFLSFVAIGANARPGIHFHPCNTIIISYTISSIKSPHLENPSGRNPSGFLTIFSEIREFNPRIIEFIAQDDRPVLPLPIQYSYREDAVKPDVDRPPYPFGSFGITSLRERTKDILSVVASLLFGVGCGALTSATMYLVWSLITNRFEFNDSDREGEDGDDSDCFCDDDMKKMGYVKIPDDPVAAPAKEVV, encoded by the coding sequence ATGGCTTCGACTCCTCTTCCTCTCCTCATAGCCTCCGTCTTCCTGAGCTTCGTCGCCATTGGAGCCAACGCAAGGCCAGGCATTCACTTCCACCCTTGCAATACCATTATCATCTCCTACACCATATCCTCCATCAAATCCCCACACTTAGAAAACCCTAGTGGCCGAAACCCCTCTGGTTTCTTAACCATCTTCAGCGAAATCAGGGAATTCAACCCAAGAATAATCGAATTCATTGCTCAAGATGATCGCCCCGTTCTTCCCCTTCCGATTCAATATTCCTACCGTGAAGATGCCGTGAAGCCTGACGTCGATCGTCCTCCATACCCATTTGGTTCTTTCGGTATTACTTCCCTTCGTGAGCGAACCAAGGACATTCTTAGCGTTGTAGCTTCTTTACTTTTTGGTGTCGGCTGTGGTGCTTTGACTTCTGCAACTATGTACTTGGTTTGGTCTCTTATCACCAATAGGTTTGAATTCAATGATTCTGACCGTGAAGGTGAAGATGGTGATGACAGTGATTGTTTCTGCGACGATGACATGAAGAAGATGGGATACGTTAAGATCCCTGACGACCCAGTTGCTGCTCCGGCCAAAGAAGTGGTATGA
- the LOC122080333 gene encoding two-component response regulator ORR3-like isoform X1, translating into MSASTSGEKLHVLAVDDSVVDRKLVERLLRSSSFRVTTADSAKRALELLGLGKNSSHCQELQEPKVNMIITDYCMPEMTGFDLLKIVKESSTLREIPVVIMSSENVPTRINRCLEEGAEEFLLKPLRQSDVSRLHNNMVRMNRVS; encoded by the exons atgtcTGCTTCAACGTCTGGAGAGAAACTACATGTACTTGCTGTGGATGATAGTGTTGTTGATAGGAAGTTGGTTGAAAGGTTGCTTAGAAGCTCTTCCTTCAGAG tAACGACTGCAGATAGTGCAAAAAGAGCATTGGAGTTACTGGGTTTGGGAAAAAACAGTTCACATTGTCAG GAGTTGCAGGAGCCAAAGGTGAACATGATAATCACTGATTACTGCATGCCAGAGATGACAGGATTTGATCTTCTCAAGATAGTAAag GAATCATCAACTCTGAGGGAAATCCCAGTAGTTATTATGTCTTCTGAGAACGTTCCAACCAGAATCAATAG ATGCTTGGAAGAAGGAGCAGAGGAGTTCTTGCTGAAACCTCTTAGGCAATCCGATGTGTCGCGGTTGCATAACAATATGGTGCGTATGAATAGGGTTAGCTGA
- the LOC122080333 gene encoding two-component response regulator ORR3-like isoform X2, whose protein sequence is MSASTSGEKLHVLAVDDSVVDRKLVERLLRSSSFRVTTADSAKRALELLGLGKNSSHCQEPKVNMIITDYCMPEMTGFDLLKIVKESSTLREIPVVIMSSENVPTRINRCLEEGAEEFLLKPLRQSDVSRLHNNMVRMNRVS, encoded by the exons atgtcTGCTTCAACGTCTGGAGAGAAACTACATGTACTTGCTGTGGATGATAGTGTTGTTGATAGGAAGTTGGTTGAAAGGTTGCTTAGAAGCTCTTCCTTCAGAG tAACGACTGCAGATAGTGCAAAAAGAGCATTGGAGTTACTGGGTTTGGGAAAAAACAGTTCACATTGTCAG GAGCCAAAGGTGAACATGATAATCACTGATTACTGCATGCCAGAGATGACAGGATTTGATCTTCTCAAGATAGTAAag GAATCATCAACTCTGAGGGAAATCCCAGTAGTTATTATGTCTTCTGAGAACGTTCCAACCAGAATCAATAG ATGCTTGGAAGAAGGAGCAGAGGAGTTCTTGCTGAAACCTCTTAGGCAATCCGATGTGTCGCGGTTGCATAACAATATGGTGCGTATGAATAGGGTTAGCTGA